A stretch of DNA from Paenibacillus sp.:
GCCGAGGGCGACGCGGCGGAATGCCGGATCGAAGGGATCGGCGCATTGACGAATCCGGTCGGTCGGCTGCCGCAGCCGTAGGGCGCGGCTGACCTCGGAGCGAAGCCTTCATGCGGAGGGACGCGGCGGCGAAACGAACCAAAGCGGCGCATCATTCGAAAGAGACCCGACAAGGGTCTCTTTTTTGATATTGCACGGACTACATGTGATTAAATATTACAACAAACCAGTAATGTAGTGAAAAAATATCTAAATGTTATATGTGTGTAAGGGTGGAAGCGTTATAATTCATTGAACTGTGTTAATATTATTGACACAACATCTCGATTGAATCTATAATCTCCCTAACGAACGATGACAGAGATACATAACCAAAACGTTCGGAAACTTTAGGGGAGTGGTATGGATGAAGGGTAGGCAGTCCAAGGTGTTGCTGATGATCGTAAGCGCAATGTTGGTGCTCGCCGCGTGCGCTTCGGGGACTTCGACGACGACGGAAGCCCCGGCGGAAACGAGCGGTTCGGGATCGGCGCCGGCGAGCGGAGGGGAAGCGGCCCCGGCGGAAGAAGCCGAAGGCGATACGATTAAAGTAGGCATCCTGCACAGCTTGAGCGGCACGATGGCGATCAGCGAGGTGTCGGTCCACGACGCGGAATTGCTTGCGATCAAGGAAATCAACGAGAACGGCGGCGTGCTCGGCAAGCAAATCGAGCCGATCATCGAGGACGGCGCGTCCGATTGGCCGACGTTCGCCGAGAAGGCGAGGAAGCTGATCTCGAGCGATCAGGTCGCGACGGTGTTCGGCGGATGGACTTCGGCGAGCCGGAAGGCGATGCTGCCGGTGTTCGAGGAATTGAACGGACTGCTGTGGTACCCGGTGCAATACGAGGGGCTGGAGCAGTCGCCGAACATCATGTACACGGGGGCGACGACGAATCAGCAGATCGTGCCGTCCGTGACGTGGCTGCTCGAAAATCGGGGGAAAACGTTCTTCCTGCTCGGTTCCGATTACGTGTTCCCGCGTACGGCGAACAAGATCATCAAGGCGCAGCTTGAAGCCGAAGGCGGTACGGTCGTCGGCGAAGAGTATACGCCGCTCGGGCACACCGACTACAGCACGATCATCAGCAAAATTCAAGCGGCCAACCCGGATATCGTATATAACACGCTGAACGGCGACAGCAACGTCGCGTTCTTCAAGCAGCTGAAGGATGCGGGCATCGGTCCGGACAAGATGACGACGCTGTCCGTATCGGTCGCCGAAGAAGAGGTTCGAGGCATCGGTCCCGACGTGCTCGCGGGGCATCTAACGGCATGGAACTACTACCAAACGACGGAAACAGAGGCGAACAAGAAATTCGTCGAGGCGTATAAGGCGGCTTACGGCGCGGATCGCGTCACCAGCGACCCTGCGGAAGCGGGATACATCGCAGTATACTTATGGGCGGCCGCCGTCGAGAAAGCGGGCACGACCGACGTCGACGCGGTGAAGGCCGCGGCGGCGGGACTGACGCTGGAGGCCCCGGGCGGACTCGTGACGGTGGACGGCGAAACGCAGCACATTCATAAAACGGTTCGCATCGGCGAGGTGCAGGCCGACGGCATGATCAAAGAATTGTACAGCACGCCGGAGCCGGTGAAGCCGGATCCGTACCTCAAGGGCTACGAATGGGCTTCGGGACTTAGCGAGCAGTAAGCTCGGACGATTGGTCAAGGCGGCGGGCTCCCGCCGCCTTTCTTGTCCGGAAGCCAAAGGAGGGAAAGCATGGTCTGGCTGCTTCAATTGTTCAACGGCGTCAGCGTAAGCTCCATCTTGCTGCTGGTCGCGCTCGGCCTCGCCGTCACGTTCGGGCTCATGAACGTCATCAACATGGCGCACGGGGAGCTTATTATGATCGGCGCGTATACCGCCTACGTCGTGCAGAACGCGTTCATCGCCTTTATGCCGAAATCGGGCTTCGACTGGTATTTCGTCGCGGCGCTGCCGCTGTCGTTCGCCTTCGCCGCTTTCGTCGGCTGGTTGATGGAGGTCGGCCTCATCCGCTTTTTGTACGGCAGGCCGCTTGACAGCCTCCTTGCGACGTGGGGCGTCGGCATGATTTTGCAGCAAGCCGCGCGCAGCGTGTTCGGCGCTCCGAACGTGGCGGTGACGAGTCCGTCCTGGCTGAACGGGGGGCTCGACATCGGATCCGGCCTCGTTCTTACGTATAAGCGGCTGTTCATTATCGCGCTGGTCGTCGCGGTGCTCGCGGCGATGTATGTGTACATTTACCGTTCGCGGGCCGGGCGCAATATGCGGGCCGTGATGCAAAACCGCGAGATGGCGGCTTGCCTCGGCGTGTCGACGCGGCGCGTCGACTCCGCCTCGTTCGCCATCGGCGCGGGCATCGCCGGCGTCGCCGGCTGCGCCTTGACGCTCCTCGGCCCGATCGGACCGTCGTTAGGCACGTACTACATCGTGGACGCGTTCATGGTCGTCGTGCTCGGCGGCGTCGGCAAGCTGGTCGGCACGGTCGTCGGCGCGCTCGGGATCGGGGTGACGAGCACGCTGTTCGAATCGTGGACGACGGCGTCGATCGGCAAGGTGCTCGTATTCGCGCTTGTCGTAGCGTTCTTGCAGTGGCGGCCCCGAGGCTTCGCGGCGTTGAAAACGCGGGCGCTCGACGGGCAATAAGGAGGGACAACGATGCTTGGTTTGCAAAGATCGATTCCGAAGCCGTGGCTGCTGGCGGGATACGCCGTCGCCGTCGCGCTGCTGCTGCTCGCCCCGATGTTTTTGTCCGATTTTCGCCTGAATTTGCTTTCCAAATTTTTAGCGTTCGCCATTTTGGCGCTCGGGTTGGATTTGCTTTGGGGATATACCGGCATTCTTAGTTTGGGGCAGGGCGTCTTTTTCGGACTAGGGGCTTACTGCATGGCGATGTATTTGAAGCTGGAGTCGACGGGGGGCAAACTTCCCGATTTTATGAGCTGGAGCGGCTTGGAGCGGCTGCCGCTGTATTGGGTGCCGTTCGGCAGCTTCGGTTTCGCCGTCGCGGCGGCGATCGCGGTGCCGGCGCTGCTGGCGTTCGCGCTCGGCTGGTTTACGTTCCGCAATCGGGTGCGCGGCGTCTATTTTACGATTTTGACCCAAGCGCTCGTCATGATCGTCGTCACGCTGTTCGTCGGCCAGCAGGGGTTCACGGGCGGCACGAACGGAATCACGTCGTTCAAAACGGTGCTCGGGCACTCCTTGGCGGATCCGAATGTGAAGTTGTTCTTGTACTACGTTACGGCTGCGGCGTTGGTCGCCGGGTTCGTCCTGTGCCGTTGGCTCATCTCGACGCGGCTCGGCAGGGTGCTGGAAGCGATTCGCGACGGGGAAAACCGGGTTCGATTCTTCGGATACAACCCGGCCGTGTTCCAATCGTTCGCCTTCGCCCTCTCCGGCGCGTTCGCGGGGCTCGCCGGCATGCTGTTCGTCTTTCACGTCGGCATCATTTCGCCGTCGATGATGGGCATCGTGCCTTCGATCGAAATGGTGCTGTGGGTCGCCGCAGGCGGGCGCGGCACGTTGATCGGCGCCGTCGTAGGGACGCTGGCGCTCAATTGGGCGAAAAGCTTGATCAGCGAGGCGTATCCGGCCGTGTGGCTCATTTTCCTAGGGGCGCTGTTTATCGTCGTCGTGGTCCTGTTGCCGAAAGGGTTGATCGGATTGTTCTCATCGGTCGTCGGCGCCATTCGCGGAAGGAGGAAAACGGATGGAAGAGCAAGCTATCGTGCTGTCCTGCCGGAAGGTAAGCGTCAGCTTTGACGGGTTTTACGCGCTGCGCGAGATGGATTTTACGCTGCGCCGCGGCGAGCTCAGGTTCCTGATCGGGCCGAACGGCGCCGGGAAAACGACGATGCTGGACGCGATCTGCGGGAAGGTCAAGCCGAAGAGCGGCAGCGTGACGTTCTTTCGCGACGGCGCGGCGACGGAGCTGACGAAACTGAAGGAGCACAGCATCGCGGCATGCGGCATCGGGCGCAAGTTTCAGGCGCCTTCGGTGTTTTCCGCGCTGACGGTTCGGGCCAACATGGAGATCGCGCTGAAGCAAAAACGGACCGTGTTCGCGCTCTTGTTCGCCAAGATGGACGAGGGGGCGGAACGGCGCATCCGCGATACGCTGGCAATGGTAGGGCTGCTGGAAAAGGCGGAGTGGAAAGCGGGCGCCCTGTCGCACGGGGAGAAGCAGTGGCTCGAGATCGGCATGATTTTGCTCTCCGAGCCGCAGGTCATGCTGCTCGACGAGCCCGTCGCCGGCATGACCGACGAGGAGACGGAGAAAACCGGGCATCTGCTCCGGCGCATCATCGAAGATCGGAGCGTCGTCGTCGTGGAACACGATATGGACTTCGTGCGGCGCTTCTCCTCCAAGGTGACGGTCATGCACGAGGGCTCTCTCCTGACGGAAGGAACGATGGCCGAGGTGCAAAGCGACGAGAAGGTCGCCGAGGTGTACTTAGGAAAAATCGCGGGGTGATGCAGTCGTGTTGACAATAAGCGGCTTGGAGTCGGGATACGGGGAAAGCATGGTCGTGCGCGACGTCGGCTTCGCGCTTCGCCCGGGGCGCGTGACGTGCTTGATGGGGCGTAACGGCGTCGGCAAGACGACGCTGCTGAAAACGATCATGGGCGTCATTCGGGCGAAACGCGGGTCCATCCGCTTGGAGGACAAAGAGCTGCTCGGCGAGCCGCCGGCGCTTCGGGCCCGCGGCGGCATCGGTTACGTTCCGCAAGGGCGCGAAATTTTCCCGCAATTGACGGTGGAGGAGAACGTGCTGCTCGGATTGGAAGCGAGGCCGAAGCTCGGAAAGAGGGCTGTCGTTCCGAAAGCGATCTACGAACGGTTTCCGGTGCTCTACGACATGCGGGGGCGGCGCGGCGGCGATTTGAGCGGCGGGCAGCAGCAGCAGCTGGCGTTTGCGCGCGCGCTCGTGTCGGAACCGAAGCTGCTGCTGCTCGACGAGCCGACGGAAGGCATTCAGCCGAACATCGTGCAGGAGATCGGCAGGCTGCTCGGGGAACTGCGGTCGGAGGGCATCGGCATGCTGCTCGTCGAGCAAAGCATCGCGTTCGCGCGGGAAACCGCCGACGAGTTCTTGGTGCTCGACAAAGGAGTGATCGTTGCGCAGGGCGGCATCGAAGAGCTGGACGAAAGCATTATTCATCGACATCTGACGGTTTAGGAGTGTTCGGCATGTATTTAACGGAGCGGGAAAAAGAGAAGCTGCTCGTGACGGTGGCAGCGGACGTCGCTCGGCGCAGGCTGCAGCGCGGCGTGAAGCTGAACGTGCCGGAGGCGACGGCGCTCATCACCTCGGAGCTGCTCGAGGGGGCCCGGGACGGTCTCACCGTCGCACAGCTGATGCAGCTCGGCACGAAGGTGCTGACGCGCGAGCAAGTGATGGAGGGCGTGCCGGAAATGGTGCACGAGGTGCAGGTGGAAGCGACGTTCCCGGACGGAACGAAGCTGGTAACGGTGCATGATCCGATCCGATAGCGAAGGGGGCGACCGAATGATGATTCCCGGGGAAATACGGGCCGCGGCGGGGGAAATCGAGCTTAGCGCCGGCAGGCCGACGGCGGACGTGAAGGTCGTGAATACCGGAGACCGGCCGGTGCAGGTCGGCTCGCACGCGCACTTCTTTGAAGTGAACCGCGCGCTGCTGTTCGACCGGCTGCAGGCGTACGGCATGCGGCTGCATATCCCGTCCGGCACGGCCGTTCGGTTCGAGCCGGGCGAGGAGAAGCGGGTGACGCTCGTCGCGCTCGGCGGTGCGAAGCTCGCGTACGGCATGAGCGGCATCGCTTCGGGTTCCGCAATCGCGGGCGAGCCGGTGCCGGAGGATGTCAAGGCAAGGCTGGAAGCGTGGGAGGGGAACGGCAAGTGACGAGAATGAAGCGGTCCGCCTACGCGAACATGTTCGGTCCGACCGTAGGGGATGCCGTCCGTTTGGCGGATACGGAGCTGTGGGCGGTCATCGAGAAGGACTATACCGTATATGGGGATGAAATCAAGTTCGGGGGCGGCAAAACGATCCGCGACGGCATGGGCCAGTCGAGCCGCGCGACGCGCGAGCGCGACGGCGTGCTGGACACGGTCATCACGAATGCGACGATTATCGATCACTGGGGCATCGTGAAGGGCGACATCGGCATTCGCGACGGACTCATCGTCGGCGTCGGAAAAGCCGGCAACCCCGACATTATGGACGGGGTCGATCCGCGGCTGATCGTCGGCGCTTCGACGGAGGTCATCGCCGGCGAAGGCAAAATCGTGACGGCGGGCGGCATCGACAGCCATATTCATTTTATTTGTCCGCAGCAGATCGGCGAGGCGCTCGCGTCGGGCGTCACGACGATGCTCGGCGGCGGCACCGGGCCCGCGACGGGCACGAACGCGACGACGGTAACGCCGGGCGCTTGGCATATGCGCCGGATGCTGGAGGCGGCCGAAGCGTTCCCGATGAACCTCGGCTTCCTCGGGAAGGGCAATGCTTCGTTCGAGGAGCCGCTGCGGGAGCAAATCGAGGCGGGCGCGATCGGGCTGAAGCTGCATGAGGATTGGGGCACGACGCCGGCGGCGATCGATGCATGTCTTAAAGTCGCCGACGCCTACGACGTGCAGGTGGCGATCCATACGGACACGCTGAACGAGTCAGGCTTCGTCGAAGATACGATCGCGGCGATCGCCGGGCGCACGATCCACACCTATCATACAGAAGGCGCCGGCGGCGGCCACGCGCCGGACATTATCAAAATCGCTTCGCTGTCGAACGTGCTGCCGTCGTCGACGAATCCGACGCGGCCGTTCACGATCAATACGATCGAGGAGCATCTCGACATGCTGATGGTATGCCATCACCTCGACGCTTCGATTCCCGAGGACGTGGCGTTCGCGGATTCCCGCATACGCCCGGAGACGATCGCGGCCGAGGATATGCTGCACGACCGCGGCGTGTTCAGCATGATCTCGTCCGATTCGCAGGCGATGGGGCGCGTCGGCGAGGTCATTATCCGCACGTGGCAGACGGCCGACAAGATGAAGAAGCAGTTCGGACCGCTGACGGAACTTGGCGACGCCGAGGGGAACGACAACGGGCGAATTAAGCGATACGTCGCGAAATATACGATCAACCCGGCGATCGCGCACGGCATGTCGCATCTGATCGGCTCGATCGAGCCGGGCAAGTTCGCGGATTTGGTGCTGTGGAGCCCGACGTATTTCGGCGTGAAGCCGGATATGGTGCTGAAGGGCGGCGGCATCGCTTGGGCGCAGATGGGCGATCCGAACGCGTCCATTCCGACGCCGCAGCCGGTGTGGGGGCGTCCGATGTTCGGCGCGTTCGGGAAGATGCGGTACGCGACGAGCATCACGTTCGTGTCGCAGGCGGCGTACGACGCCGGGGTGGATCGCGAGCTCGGGCTGCAAAAGCGCGTCGAGCCGGTGAAGCGGTGCCGCGACGTCACGAAGGCGGACATGATTCATAACGGGGCGACGCCGGTCATCGAGGTGAACCCGGAGACATACGAGGTTCGGGTCGACGGCGAGCATCTGACGTGCGAGCCGGCGGAGACGCTGCCGATGGCGCAGCGGTATTTCTTGTTTTGAGCCGCTGGGCGTTCGCGCAGCTGCTCGATTCGGCGCTGCCGGTCGGCGCCTTCAGCCACTCGTTCGGCCTCGAGACGGCCGTGCAGGAGGGCGTCGTCGGGGCGAAGGCCGACGTCGCGGAGTATATCGCCGCGATGCTGCGGCACGTCTGGGCGCCGATGGACGCGGCCGCGGTGAAGGCCGTCTACCGGTACGGCGCGCGCGACGGCGATTGGGACCGCGTCTGGGCGCTCGACGAGCGGCTGCATGCGTCGCGCCTCGCGGCCGAGTCGCGGGACGGCGTGCTGAAGATGGGGCGGCGGCTGCTGAAGCTCGGCGCGGCGATGCATCCGGCGCTCGATTGGGCGCCGCTGGAGCGGGCGGTGTCTTCCGGCGCGTGCCCGGGGACGCATCCGACGGTGCATGGGTACGCCGCGCATCTGCTCGGCGTGAGCGAGGACGAGGCGGCGGAAGGGTATTTGTACGCCTGCGCGACGCTGGCGGTCAATACGGCGCTGCGGCTCATGCCGATCGGGCAGACGGAGGCGCAGGCGCTGCTCGCGTCGCTGCTGCCGCGGATCGGCGAGGCGTGGGCCGCCGTCGCGCCGATCGAGCCGGAGGCGTTTTATTCGGCGGCGCCGGCGATGGACGGGTACATGATGCGCCACGAGGGGCTGTACAGCCGGTTGTTTATGTCGTGAGGGTTGAGGGAAAGGCTGCGGAAACCCGCGGCGGCGTTTGCGTTTGCGAGGAACCATTTTCAAGGAGGAATTCCCTATGTGTCAAGGAGCGAATCATCACCATCATCCGGAGTGGGCGCCGACGGCGGTCGCGACGGCGCGGCCGCTGCGCATCGGCATCGGCGGACCGGTCGGATCGGGCAAGACGGCGCTCGTCGAGCAGCTCGCTCGTCGGTTGAAAGATAAATACGACCTTGCGGTCATCACGAACGATATTTATACGAAGGAAGACGCGCGCATCTTGGCTAGAACCGAGGTGCTGCCGGAAGAGCGCATCGTCGGCGTGGAGACGGGCGGCTGCCCGCATACGGCGATTCGGGAGGACGCGTCGATGAACTTCGAGGCGATTGTTGAGCTGACGGAGCGGTTTCCGAAGCTCGAGATGATTTTCATCGAAAGCGGCGGAGACAATTTGGCGGCGGCGTTCTCGCCGGAGCTGGTCGATCGGTTCATTTACATCATCGACGTGGCGCAAGGGGAGAAAATTCCGCGCAAAGGCGGGCCGGGCATTATGCGTTCGGACTACCTCGTCATTAACAAAATCGACCTCGCGCCGCACGTGCGCGCCAGCCTGCAGGTGATGGAAGAGGATACGATCCGGATGCGCGGGGATCGGCCGTATACGTTCACGAATATGTTCAGCGGCGAGGGACTCGACCAGCTCGTGCAATGGGTGGAGCGTCAGTACGAGGATGCTGCGCGCGCCTGAGCGGCGCGTGGCGGCGCCGGCGATGTCGTCCGAGCTGCGCGCGGCATTCCGGCTGCGCGGCGGACGGACGGCGCTCGCGGACGCGTATTTCACGTCGCCGCTGAAAGTGAAGCGCACGTTCCCGGTCGGCGAGGGCGGCGCGGCGGTGACGGTCATGGACGTATCGCCGGGGCTCATGGACGGGGACGTCTACGGCTTGGACTGGACCGTCGGCCCCGGGTGCAGCGTGTACGCGACGACCCAAAGCTACGCCAAGGTGCATCCCGGCCCGCGCGCCGGCTCCGTCCAGTCGACGACGATCCGCGTCGAAGCGGGCGCCTCGTTCGTGTATGCGCCGCAGCCGGTCATGCTGTACGCGGGGGCGTCGCTTAAGGCGAGCACCCGCGTGGAGCTGGCGGACGACGCGACGCTGCTGCTGTTCGACGCGATGTGCGCGGGCCGCGTCCATTACGGCGCGGGCGAAGCGTTCCGCTTCCGGCTGTACGAAGCCGAGGTGGAGGTGCTCGCGCAGGGGCGGCTCGCCGCGTACGGGCGGCAGCGATTCGCTCCGGCGGAGCAGACGCTCGGCGCGATCGGCGCGTTCGAGCGCGATACGCATGCCGGGACGCTGTACGCGTTCGGCCCGTCCGCTTCGCGGGACGCGGTCGAGGCGCTGCGACCCGTCGCGGATCGCGCCGCGGGCGTTCGCTGCGGCGTCAGTCTGCTCGCGCGGTATGGTCTCGCCGCGACGGCGGTCGGGCGGAGCGCGTGGGAGGTGCAGGCGGCGCTCGAGTCGATTGGGCGCGCCTTCGCGGCTTATGCGGCGGAGCGTGCGCCCCGCGGGTGCGCGCCGATCGTTTGGCCTGAGGAAGCGTAAGGTTATGGCAGGGGGCAATGGGGCAGGCAAGCGCTGCTCCATTGCCCCCTGCTTTGGCTTTCGGTACAATAGGGGCACCTGCTTGTACGGTCGAAGGGAGAGGTGCCGCCGATGCTCATTGCACATTCGCACTTAACGGACGATATTTATTACCCGTTCGCGTTGGAGGAGTATTACTGCCGTTCCATGGGAACGGAGGAAGCGGCGTTCGCGCCGTCCGTCCACGTCTGGCGGCACGAGCGCGCCTTCGTGCTCGGCCTGCGCGACAGCCGGCTGCCGCGGGCGCTCGAGGCGATGGAATGGCTCGAGCGCGAGGAAGGGTACCGCGTCATGGTGCGCAACTCCGGCGGCGCCGCGGTGCCGCTCGATCTCGGCGTCGTGAACGTGACGCTGCTGCGGCGAAGCGTGCCGGGGCAGCTCGACATGAACGCGGATTTCCGGCTGATGGCGGGGGTGCTCGCCGAGACGCTGGCGCCGTTCGGCGTCGCGTTCGACACCGGCGAGGTCGAGGGTTCCTACTGCCCAGGCGAGTACGATCTGAGCGTGGACGGGCGCAAGTTTTGCGGCTTGGCGCAGCGGCGCTTGCAGCGCGCCTATACGGTGCAGGCGTTCGTCAACGCCGAAGGGGATTCGGCCGCGCGCGCGGCGGTCGCGCGCGAGTTTTACCGGCGCGCGGGCGGGCCGGCGCCGGAGGCGGTTCCGGGCGCGCTCGACGTGCGCCCGCAGGTGATGGGCAGCTTGACCGAGCTGTGCCCGAGCTTCCCCGGCGCGGCCGCTTGGCTCGAAGCGCTGCTGGGGCGCTTCGGGCCGCCGGCCGACGTGCCGGCCGAGGCGGCGCGCGCCGCCCGCGACGTCGCCGCCGCGCTGCGCGGGCGCTACGATCCGCGTTTCGCATAGCGCGGCGAATGGTAAAATGTTCGTATTCATTTATCATAATTAAAAATAAAAAAATCCACTCATCGAGGTGATGCAAATGCCCATCATTCGGCCGATTTCTGATCTCCGTAACAACTTCAATCTCATTGCAGAAACTTGTCATAAAGAAGGCGAACCTGTGTTCATAACAAAAAATGGTAGAGATGATTTGGTTGTAATGAGTCACGCGCTTTACGAAAAACAACAAACTACAATCGAACTTTACAGAAAATTAGCCGAGGCGGAAAAGGAAAGTGATGATCCAAATACGAACAAAATCAGTCATTCCGAGCTTATAAAGAAATTGAGGAGCCGTATGAATGGCGAGCAACGTTCCGATTAATTACCTTCCTTCCGCCGAGCAGGATGTATTAGAAATATTCGTATATATTTTGCTTGATAATCCTTCTGCAGCGGCAAACTTTATTAGTCAATAGGATGAAAAGGTCTCGTGTCTGTCCCTATTTCCAGAAAGCGGTCACCTCCCTGCTGATCCCCGACTTAAAAATCTTAATTACAGAATTCTTGTCGTAGGTAATTATCTTGTTTTATTATGTATTCAAAAATAACGAAATAGAAATTCGTAGGGTTCTTCATGGGAAGAGAAAATACGATTTCTTGTTTTGACGTTTCATTTTCTTCGGATTTCATAGGAACGCACGGCGTCCCGCTCAATGGTACTCCGACGGCGGTACGCCGGCGTACTTTTTGAACGTCTTATGAAAGTAATTATAGTCCTTGTAGCCGACGAGCCCCGATACTTGGTACGCGAAATGGTTCGTCTTCTTCAGCAGCTCCTTGGCTTTGTCGATGCGAATCCGGTTTAAATAATCGTGAAAGCTGAAGCCGGTCTCCTTTTTGAACAATTTCCCCAAATAACCGGAGCTCATATAATGCAGCTCGGCGACCTGCTTCAGCGTCAGTTCCTCGTTGTAATGCGCCTTCATATAATCCAGCACGCTCATAACGACCTTCGCCGGACGTTCCCGCTTAAGCGCCGATACGGAGCCGAGAATGTCGTCCAGCGTACTGTCCAAGAACGAACGCACCTCGTCGATCGTGCGCATCGACAGGATCTCGCCGTACAATCGCTCCGGATGCGGGACGATGTCGCGCACGCGGCCGCCGGCGTCCTTCACGACCTGCAGCGCGCTTTTCAGCAGCTCGAACGTCGTTTGGTGCACGAACGATTGTCCGAGCGCCGCCGCGCACGCCTTCAATCGCTCGAATAATTCCGTCGTGACGCCCCGGCAAACCGCCGCATCCCCCGCCTGGATCGCTTGGACCATGCGCTCGGCGAGCGCGTCGACCTGCAGCTCCGTCGGCAAATCGGCCGATGGCACATCGGCTTCGGTGATCGTCGCTTCGCGCCCGAGATAAAACTTGTACTCCAACAACTGCAGCGCGCGCTCGTAAGAGCGATGAATGTCGGCGATGCCCTGCGCCTTCGGGCCGACGATGACCGAAGCGGGTTCTCGAATATATCGTTTCAGCGCCTCCTTCAGTGTCGCGGCGACCTCGCGGTAAGAGACGCCGTCGCCGGAAGGGGACAGCTTTTCGATAAAAACCAAACGCTGCAAAGCGTCTTCGAACAAGATGCCGTCGGCGTGAGCGCGCAGCACCTCCTCGCAAATGTTCAT
This window harbors:
- a CDS encoding urease accessory protein UreD, which gives rise to MLRAPERRVAAPAMSSELRAAFRLRGGRTALADAYFTSPLKVKRTFPVGEGGAAVTVMDVSPGLMDGDVYGLDWTVGPGCSVYATTQSYAKVHPGPRAGSVQSTTIRVEAGASFVYAPQPVMLYAGASLKASTRVELADDATLLLFDAMCAGRVHYGAGEAFRFRLYEAEVEVLAQGRLAAYGRQRFAPAEQTLGAIGAFERDTHAGTLYAFGPSASRDAVEALRPVADRAAGVRCGVSLLARYGLAATAVGRSAWEVQAALESIGRAFAAYAAERAPRGCAPIVWPEEA
- a CDS encoding type II toxin-antitoxin system prevent-host-death family antitoxin, yielding MPIIRPISDLRNNFNLIAETCHKEGEPVFITKNGRDDLVVMSHALYEKQQTTIELYRKLAEAEKESDDPNTNKISHSELIKKLRSRMNGEQRSD
- a CDS encoding lipoyl protein ligase domain-containing protein, whose product is MLIAHSHLTDDIYYPFALEEYYCRSMGTEEAAFAPSVHVWRHERAFVLGLRDSRLPRALEAMEWLEREEGYRVMVRNSGGAAVPLDLGVVNVTLLRRSVPGQLDMNADFRLMAGVLAETLAPFGVAFDTGEVEGSYCPGEYDLSVDGRKFCGLAQRRLQRAYTVQAFVNAEGDSAARAAVAREFYRRAGGPAPEAVPGALDVRPQVMGSLTELCPSFPGAAAWLEALLGRFGPPADVPAEAARAARDVAAALRGRYDPRFA
- a CDS encoding response regulator transcription factor; this encodes MFKVMIVDDEEDIRGGLAAIVDWAEHGFQVAAEAANGKEALEALEREPIHFVITDISMPVLSGLDLIRTMRERRMQQPVVILSGYNDFEYLKEALKYRVDNYLLKPVDEEELLSTLKQVCDELRHAFEYNIREKENIGILRGKILNRLVTNHITKLEFMQKAEFLQIDLDAPAYRVLVIELENATKRYDRTGERFDHLKLYSAMNICEEVLRAHADGILFEDALQRLVFIEKLSPSGDGVSYREVAATLKEALKRYIREPASVIVGPKAQGIADIHRSYERALQLLEYKFYLGREATITEADVPSADLPTELQVDALAERMVQAIQAGDAAVCRGVTTELFERLKACAAALGQSFVHQTTFELLKSALQVVKDAGGRVRDIVPHPERLYGEILSMRTIDEVRSFLDSTLDDILGSVSALKRERPAKVVMSVLDYMKAHYNEELTLKQVAELHYMSSGYLGKLFKKETGFSFHDYLNRIRIDKAKELLKKTNHFAYQVSGLVGYKDYNYFHKTFKKYAGVPPSEYH